DNA sequence from the Longimicrobiaceae bacterium genome:
ATCCGTGGTCCCCGTCCTCGCCGCCCTCGCCCACGACCTCCGCCTGACCGTGGTCGCCGAGGGGGTCGAGACCGCCGAGCAGCTCCAGGCGCTCCGGGCGCTGCGCTGCGAGTACGCCCGCGGCCCCTTCTTCGGGCCGCCGCTGGACGCCGCCGGCGCGGACCGCTTCCTCGCCGACGCCCCACGCTGGTAGATTTCCTGCAGGCCCCTTTCCCTCCTGCTCCCACCGGCGGATCCCGGCGGAGCAGGGGACCGGGCCCCGCTCCGTCCGGAGCGCGCCCCGCTCGAACCACCCCCTTCACCGGTCGCACCATGCAGTCCCCCCGCATCGCCCTCTTCGTCCTCGCCGCCGCCCTGCTCCTGCCGGGCTCCCCGGCCCCGGCGCAGCCGGCGCTGCCGGCGCCGCCCACCCCCGCGTTGCGGCTGGTCGTCAACGTCCCGGCCGGCCGGCTGGACCTGGTGCGCGGCGACTCGGTGCTGAAGAGCTACCCCGTCTCGGTGGGAACCTCCAAGTACCCGACCCCGACGGGGACCTTCTGGATCTCCACCGTGATCTGGAATCCCCGCTGGCACCCGCCCGAGAGCGAGTGGGCGCGGAACCGGAAGCCGGAGCCGCCCGGCCCGGGCAACCCCATGGGCCGCGTGAAGCTCCACATCTCCGAGCTCTACTACATCCACGGAACACCCAGCACGGCGCGCCTCGGCTCGCCCGCCTCCCACGGCTGCATCCGGATGGCGAACGCGGACATCGTCGACCTGACGCGGCGCCTCCACGCGGACCGGACGCCGGGGTTCACGGGGGCCCCGCTCAACTACCTGGTCGCCAACCCCAAGGTGACGCACCCGGTGCCGATGCACCGCCCCGTGCGGCTGGACGTGGTGTACCGGATGGTGGAGATCCGCGACAACGAGCTGCGGCTCCACCCGGACGTCTACCGGCGCGGCCAGCGGAGCGTGCTGCAGGAGGCCCGCGACCAGCTCCGCGCCCGGAACCACCCGAAGGAGCAGGTGGAGCACCAGGCGCTCACCGACGCGTACCGGGAGTGGGGGCGGAAGGGGAGGGCCCGGCTCCCGCTCGCCACGCTCGCGGCTCCCTACGTGCCGCCGATGCCGGTGGTGCCGGACCGTCCGGCCGCCCCCCGGCTCCTCGGGGTAGAGGTGGCGATGGCGGACAGCGCGGTCGCCGCTGTCGCACCCTGATGCCGAGTGGGGTCTGTCGCGTGGGGTCGGCGGGGGGAGGCTCCTCCGGCGGTGCGAAACTCGCCCAACCGGCGGGGCGAGAGGTGAGTGCAGTCCGGGCTCAAACAGACGCACCGCCTGCTGAGCCTCCCCCCACCTCCCGGGCACCCTCTCCGGCAGCACCAGAACGCGAAGGGGCCGCTCCCTCGCGGGGGCGGCCCCTTTCGCACTTTCGCACTCCCTACCCCACCGGCTCCGGCACCGGCGGCACCGGCGCCGCCCCCGCCAGCTCCGGCTCCGGGAGCGCCCGCCAGGTGAGGATCGCCATGGCGACCAGGAGCACCGCGCCGGCCACCGTGCTGGCGCCGAACCCCGCCGCCTCGTAGAGCACCCCCGACGCCGCGCTCCCGATGCCGAAGCCGATCTGGCCCGTCCCCATTGTGAGGCTCATCAGCACCCCTCGGCGCTCCGCCTGCACCAGGGCGGTGAGCAGCGCCTGGAAGGGACCGATCCGGGCGGCGAAGAGGATCATCGCCACGAAGAAGAGCGGGTAGGCCGCCCACACCCCGCGCACCAGGGGGACCGTGAGCACCATCAGCACGGCCAGCCCCAGCGACGCGCCGACGATCAGCCGCTTCCGGCCGATGCGGTCGGACAGCTTGCCCGCCCGGGGCCCGGACAGGACGTTGGCGATCCCCCCCACCAGGAATAGCGCGGCCACCTGCTGCGGCGTCGCTCCCACCGAGCTCTCCAGCCAGGTGGGGAGGTAGGTGATGAAGAACGCGTTCCCCATGAACATCAGGAAGAACACCGCCGCCGCGGCCGCGATCTCGCGCCGGCGGACCAGCTCGGCGTACGCCCGCAGCGCCGCGCCCACCGTGAGCCGCCCATGAAAGCGCGCCACGTCCGGCTGCGGCACCGCCCGCCAGATCAGGAGCAGGGCGAGCGCGCA
Encoded proteins:
- a CDS encoding MFS transporter; translation: MNRPSPAARGAASPPGLILFSLWLMVFVASSQVMLIAPLLPRIGEQLRIPASLLGTLVTADAVMVGIFAFAAGPISDKLGRRAILLVGTGALALALAAHALAFDYPSLLAARALAGMAGGVLSGAAMAYVGDYFPYERRGWAAGWVMSGIAAGQIVGVPLGAVLAAERGFRLPFLALGAVCALALLLIWRAVPQPDVARFHGRLTVGAALRAYAELVRRREIAAAAAVFFLMFMGNAFFITYLPTWLESSVGATPQQVAALFLVGGIANVLSGPRAGKLSDRIGRKRLIVGASLGLAVLMVLTVPLVRGVWAAYPLFFVAMILFAARIGPFQALLTALVQAERRGVLMSLTMGTGQIGFGIGSAASGVLYEAAGFGASTVAGAVLLVAMAILTWRALPEPELAGAAPVPPVPEPVG
- a CDS encoding L,D-transpeptidase: MQSPRIALFVLAAALLLPGSPAPAQPALPAPPTPALRLVVNVPAGRLDLVRGDSVLKSYPVSVGTSKYPTPTGTFWISTVIWNPRWHPPESEWARNRKPEPPGPGNPMGRVKLHISELYYIHGTPSTARLGSPASHGCIRMANADIVDLTRRLHADRTPGFTGAPLNYLVANPKVTHPVPMHRPVRLDVVYRMVEIRDNELRLHPDVYRRGQRSVLQEARDQLRARNHPKEQVEHQALTDAYREWGRKGRARLPLATLAAPYVPPMPVVPDRPAAPRLLGVEVAMADSAVAAVAP